From the Quercus lobata isolate SW786 chromosome 6, ValleyOak3.0 Primary Assembly, whole genome shotgun sequence genome, one window contains:
- the LOC115995341 gene encoding E3 ubiquitin-protein ligase WAVH1-like — MVTGWRRAFCTSIPKDRETNKVISTEKHQNQHCENSNRSPRISSKFGFFSNPSTPRLQSQPVSSPSLRCRTSLTNTATPTSSVPNSPKLQCKTATTPMKNNSPRLFQLSNPPSPRSPSSFSLLKATLRLSKSRCGICLQSVKSGQGTAIFTAECSHTFHFNCISSHIKKHRLLVCPVCTTNWKELPLLAFHQNPVSQSEHNDNNKVRDVKTKTLRVYNDDEPLMSPTSGARFNPIPESADENEEDQNDTVEFQGFFVNSTPTDVFRHVDVSLLPEAAVVAVGKNYESYAVVLKLKAPCGRTSSCSARRAPIDLVTVVDVSTNMSGPKLVMMKRALRLVVSSLCATDRLSIVAFSATSKRLLPLTRMTTNGRRSARKMVDALCCVGQGACANDALKKAAKVLEDRRERNPVASIMLLSNESGSDHSVNHKRNSPVVSSTRLSQIPVHTVCFGAWDHEDAFAKCVGGLLSVVVQDLRIQLGFASGSAPAEIAAVYSLTGRPAALGSGSVKLGDLYAEEERELLVELKLKVKLPASSIGPHYVLTVRPSYKDPTSQELVFCKEQALLVPRPQPVRSSSPSIQRLRNLHVTTRAVAESRRLAEHNNLSGAHHLLTSARALLMQSNSESADEYIRGLEAELAELHKRRLSQLQSQRQRGNERVEEKPEPLTPTSAWRAAERLAKVAIMRKSMNRVSDLHGFENARF, encoded by the exons atggTGACTGGTTGGAGAAGAGCGTTCTGCACATCCATCCCCAAAGATAGAGAAACCAACAAAGTAATATCAACAGAGAAGCATCAAAACCAGCATTGCGAGAATAGCAATCGGAGCCCCAGAATCAGCTCCAAGTTTGGATTTTTCTCCAACCCATCAACACCTCGCTTGCAATCTCAACCAGTCTCAAGCCCAAGTCTCCGGTGCCGAACCTCCCTCACCAACACCGCAACACCCACTTCATCGGTACCCAATAGCCCAAAACTCCAATGCAAAACCGCAACTACTCCAATGAAAAACAACAGCCCAAGATTGTTCCAGCTCTCCAATCCTCCTTCCCCCAGATCACCCTCCAGCTTCTCACTCCTCAAAGCTACGTTAAGACTCTCCAAA AGTAGATGTGGAATCTGTTTACAGAGCGTGAAGTCAGGTCAAGGAACAGCCATTTTCACCGCCGAGTGCTCTCACACTTTCCACTTCAATTGCATTTCTTCCCACATCAAAAAGCACCGACTTTTGGTTTGCCCTGTTTGCACCACTAACTGGAAGGAACTACCTTTGCTTGCTTTCCACCAGAACCCAGTTAGCCAATCAGAGCATAATGACAATAACAAAGTCAGAGACGTCAAAACCAAGACTTTGAGAGTATACAACGACGATGAGCCATTGATGTCTCCCACTTCCGGTGCTCGCTTCAATCCCATACCGGAATCGGCTGACGAAAACGAAGAAGACCAAAACGACACCGTCGAGTTCCAGGGCTTTTTCGTTAATTCCACTCCTACTGATGTTTTCAGACACGTGGATGTGAGTTTGTTGCCAGAGGCCGCTGTGGTTGCTGTTGGAAAGAATTACGAGTCGTACGCTGTCGTTTTGAAGCTGAAAGCTCCGTGTGGAAGGACGTCGTCTTGCTCGGCGCGTCGAGCTCCGATTGATTTAGTGACCGTGGTTGATGTCAGTACAAACATGAGTGGGCCCAAGCTGGTGATGATGAAACGCGCTTTGCGTTTGGTTGTATCGTCGCTCTGTGCCACTGACCGTCTCTCTATCGTTGCGTTCTCAGCCACTTCGAAGCGGTTGTTGCCGTTAACGAGGATGACAACCAACGGTCGTAGATCCGCGAGGAAGATGGTCGACGCGCTGTGCTGCGTTGGGCAGGGCGCGTGTGCTAACGACGCGCTCAAAAAGGCTGCGAAGGTTCTTGAAGATCGCCGAGAGAGAAACCCAGTTGCGAGCATAATGCTTCTATCGAACGAGAGTGGATCTGATCATTCGGTCAATCACAAGCGCAACTCTCCCGTCGTGTCCTCCACGCGCCTCTCTCAAATCCCTGTCCACACCGTGTGTTTCGGCGCGTGGGACCACGAGGACGCGTTTGCTAAATGTGTTGGTGGTTTGTTAAGTGTTGTGGTCCAGGATCTTAGAATTCAACTCGGGTTCGCTTCTGGGTCCGCCCCGGCTGAGATTGCTGCGGTTTATTCGCTAACGGGTCGACCGGCTgctctcgggtcgggttcggttAAACTTGGTGATCTGTACGCCgaggaagaaagagaattaCTGGTGGAGTTGAAACTGAAAGTGAAATTACCGGCTTCCTCGATTGGGCCCCACTATGTTTTAACCGTACGGCCTTCTTACAAAGACCCAACCTCGCAGGAACTCGTGTTTTGCAAAGAACAGGCACTCCTCGTACCTCGTCCACAGCCCGTTCGATCTTCATCTCCGAGCATCCAACGGCTGAGGAATCTCCACGTCACCACTCGCGCCGTGGCTGAGTCTCGGCGCTTAGCGGAGCACAACAATTTGTCAGGAGCTCACCACCTTTTGACCTCGGCTCGAGCCTTGTTGATGCAGTCGAACTCCGAGTCGGCTGATGAGTATATTCGCGGCTTGGAAGCGGAGCTAGCCGAGCTGCACAAGCGAAGACTGAGTCAGCTGCAAAGCCAAAGGCAAAGAGGAAACGAACGTGTGGAAGAGAAGCCGGAGCCGCTTACGCCGACGTCGGCTTGGAGAGCCGCTGAGAGATTGGCTAAAGTGGCTATCATGAGGAAGTCAATGAATAGAGTCAGCGATTTGCACGGCTTTGAAAATGCAagattttag